The following is a genomic window from Sebastes fasciatus isolate fSebFas1 chromosome 15, fSebFas1.pri, whole genome shotgun sequence.
tacgaaatatccataaaatgtcacTTAGTCAAGGAGTCATCAGTTTACTCAACCTATTTCCTGAAGGaaacaggttgggaaccactgagtCCTCCACTACTTACAGATGCGAATTAGCTTGAAGCTATAATCTGGTACGATGCATCAGATGGTGagatttatgttttaaattgtacGTGTTccctttaaaagaaataaaatactttGGTAATCCCCTGATTTTTTGTCTAGCGCCACCGGCAGGGAAGGTTTTCACTTATCCAgttaaatatctcaacatctactgaATAGATTGGCGCAAAAATGTTGTAGcctacagacattcatgatccccagatgatgaatcctgATAACTTGTGATTTAGTGGTCATCAGATCAAAATTGTTGTTAGCAATTAACTCAAACACCACTGTGCCTGCCCAGCATGGATGTAGACTCTTAAGATTTGTTCTATAGTAAAAACATATCCCATCATGACCACTGACAGTGTTAGACTAGAAACCTAAATAAGCTTACAGACATTTATATGATTCTATTACTGATGTGGAGCAGGTATAAAACAGACCCACTTTAAGGTGAAACCTTAACATGGACACAAGTGAAGACCTCTTATCAGCTTCGTGAGAAATGTAGCACCACTCCACAACAAACTCTCTGTGTAGAAATGATGATCTGGGACTGACCACAGAAACCTGTCTGTTTgggtctattttttttatttaggaattaaaaaaaacaaccaataacTATGTCAAGGATTATGGTCCAAACTGATCTTAAAAACATGATCCACATTTTGTAATAAAACCTCAAAGTGAGATATTAATGAAATGTTGAAGGAAAGAGGATTGGAAGTATTGATTGAACACACAATTGAAAAAGATATATCAAAGCTCCACCATGAATCATCACagaaaaattgtcataattcaCAAGTTGCATGTTTTTAAGTAGAGGTAGAGTTGTAGTTTGTAGTGTTAGTAAtttttgtcaattaattaaagGATATGGgcattttatttatctaatttTATTTGAGAGGTGACACTCTTCTTAATAGTCCCTTCTTAAAATCAATTCAATCGACTATCACTTCTGCAATATAATacgataatatatatatatatacagtatatatatatatactgtatatattcacacacaatCTACTGGTTGTTCAAAAAGGACACCTTTAAAAGATGaaattaactaactaattaacttAAATTTTACATTTCACATGAGTAGCAAAGaggttaattgatttaaaaacatgtcTTCCTCCCCTCTACAGATCTTGTGTTGGTTTAGTAAAGGCAGATTGCCCTCTACTGGTCATTGTATGTAACTAAAACTGGTCTAACTGGGACCTCCAATGCAAAACTGTTCACACTCACAATAAACTTGGGGTTAAGGACATCAAAGTCTTACTGGGactttttttattgcacttacagcATAACGTAGTCATTTAGAATTTAATTATCTAAATGATTGTGTCTTTTTGTCGGCCTGGGACTTAACTAACTTAACTAATGATTTAAAAATTCTTaaactttgtcattttgtgCTACCAGTCCATTTGAaatgttcctttttttaaattacaaacaCAATCTTTAAAATATTAAGACGTGAACATATTAACAGTATAGATGAGAGGGTAGATTATTCATGTATCTATCAGCAGTcagacagataaataatgttCTGCTATTTTTTAAACCAGAGTTTATCTGCCCCGTTTATTCCAGGAATAATTACACATGTAAAGTAttatgttaaaaagaaaaagacagtttCATTCCTCTCTTTCATAGCAGCGtgtattttaatttgatttaattacaGCACCAGTGAACTTTATGTGCAGTTTAATTCCGGCACCGTTAGTGTTACAAACAGCCCATCTGACGAAGACGGAGCCAAATCGAACGACAATAAATTCCACtataaaaaacatgttgattATTGTTGTATTTTGATATCTCAGTGGATCAGTCTCTCTGTGAAtcacagatttaaaaaacagtttttgcaATTTCATTTGTGTCCACTACATCTATTTAAGTGTTTCCTGTCGTGTGGACCAGCTCAGTGATTATACAGTGATAGTGCTAATAGTTTGTTGGTatgtttttcccctctctgACTCGCTCCATCAACGGCTGATCTTGTACACCACGTCGCCGACCTGCAGGATGCCCGTCTTCTTCACGGTGTGCAGCTGTCCGAACAACGGATCCGATTTGTAGATGTGCTTCTCGGACGGATTGCACAGACGATAGCTGAGAAAGAATCATCAGAAAGAGGTCAAAAGGCATTTAGGGGTTGATTTTTTAGTTCTTAAAATTAGACTTCCttacatccacgtctgtccaaaGTGCCATCACttaatcattttatcctgttacacgtaagggataatgtacagcgagccggtcagtgttgtgaaagaatcccagacagggcgatgctgcacggGTCggggggtctctcatcgccctgaaggggtttctttcacaacaatgacccgctagctgtacattatcccgcttatcacacggctacttacttaataaatcaataatttgacacataaacggtccaccagagtcagacatcagaactgcgcccatagcaacggtctcttatacatagcaacggtctgctataaagaaataacagaccgtagaacgttGTGATTAACctatcagaatcgagtattcaacaacactttgtaataaatttgtgtcaaattgtcataattagcatgaATTCTTGacttatggccaaaaatgtgctttgtgaggtcacagtgacccttgaccaccaaattataatcagttcatctttgagtccaagtggatgtttgtgccaaatttgaagaaattccctccaggtgctCCTGAGATATTGCATTCATAAGAACGTACGGACGGACAGATGGATGGACGcaaaaacataatataatataataataataataataataataataaggggAAACTATTTGTAGTCTCCAGAATGCACCATAAAAAAGACGATTACCAGTCTagatatgtcaaaaaaaaatacaaaactcaATGAAGCTACATATAAATCTGGGTTACCAGATTTTACTGAAATTAAAAACCCCAATCAGATCCTTAAATCTGCCAAATTCATATTTGAATGAGAGGTTTTTGTCTGTCCGTCAAATAATAATTGTTCTTTTTTAGGCAGAAATCGGATGCTTAAGACTTATTATcaccaaaatgtaaaatataaaccttccttaaataataaataggtTAAATAATGTACCTCTTCAGTGTGTCCAGAGGCTCTTTTCTGGTGATTATACCCGTCTCAGGGTCAACGGTGGTGAAAACACATCTGGAGACAAAAGTTACAGGTAAATTAATCCTAAATCTCCTAAATCTCTACAGTTAGAAAGACAAATTCAagcattttaatattaaatCTAGACATATAGACTCTTTAATTGACAATCATTGGTGAATTTAAGTTGCATTATCCAGGGAATCAAACCCCAGTGAATGCATCGCAGTGTTGGGATTCATCGTTGTTGAGAACTGAAGTGATTTTCTGTCTCTGAATAAAATCTGTGTGAAGCATCAGCTGTGTTACCGTCCACATGACATTACACGCTGCAGTCTCACGCTGCCAATCTGGACCTCGTCCCACGAATCCTGAAAAAGAGAAGCAGTTGGTTTTTTGGAGTTGGAGATAAAATTAGTCCACGCTGCTCACACTGAAAAGGGCGAGGGATTAGTCAGAAGTAAAATGATAATTTTTCCACAAAACAAAACCTCACGGGCTGCAGTGAAGAGACACATAGGATCCTTTGTGGTTCTAATCTGATCTTTACATCACTGCCTtgatatgtttttctttaagaTTTCTGATCTGGTAGCCAAACGGAGGAATCAGcaggaaaaataaattacaacatACCTCATCGAAGGCCTCACAGTCACTTACGACGATGTTTGGGCGGAAACGCTCCACCGTGACGTCCTTCTCTAACTTGCTGCTGAGATCCTTGACCGAGGACTCGGACAGCAGCATCACAGGTCCGACATCTGGGTAGGCCACCTGCTGGATAGACGGGTAAACAGCGTGAATACAatcacaaataaaagaaaaaatgttcTCCTGCATGTAACGGGTTGTTTCTGGTAATATCTGAAACCAATATATAAGTCCTGTACCTCTAGATAGTTAGGCAGGCAGGTACGTAGGTAGGTATATAGATTAAGCAGGTTATCCATACATTGCATAGGAACACTAAATACACATATATCAATACtagatatatctatctatagaatATCTATAGAATAAACAATACAAAGAATAAATTACACTAGGGCAGAcaaatgattaaaatatttaatcgcgattcatcgcaaattaatcacacatttgttatctgttcaaaatgtaccttaaagggagatttatcaagaatttaatactcttatcaacatgggagtggacaaatatgctgctttatgcaaatgtatgtacatatttattattggaaattaataaactaaacaaaacaatgacagatattgtccagaaaccctcacaggtactgcatttagcataaaaaattatgctcaaatcataacatggcaaactgcagcccaacaggcaacaacagctgtcagtgtgtcagtgtgctgacttgactaagacttgccccaaactgcatgtgattatcataaagtgggcatgtctgtaaaggggagactcgtgggtacccataaaacccattttcatatctggaggtcaggggtcaagggacccctttgaaaatggccatgccagtttttccatgccaaaatttagcgaaagtttggagcattatatagcctcctttgcgattgtggtacatttttatttcacaaaaattgGGGAAAATGCAATCTATATATACAACATTTTGCCAAGAGTCCACAAGTGTTACCAATATTGGAAAATAAAAATGGGGGATCAAGGGATGCTATAAATATTGaactaattacatttttacaaccTCTACTCACAACCTCTCTTGTCCTCTCCCATCTGCTCTGTGTAAACAACCTGCAGTTCAGTCAAAGTTCACTGATTTTTTGTCACATGACTGTTGGTCTCAGCCAAGTCAATCATGGCTTCCCAGTTGGGTTGAGAAGTGcagaatattgtgttttttacagAATCCGGTTAGTGCAAACGGTTTATTTTTGGCAGAAGTTTAAATGAGACATGTAGAATCAAGTGATTTTGATGACTATCATTATTTTTAGCTTAGATTTGGTTCCTTTTCCTGAGGGAAGTCTTTGACAAACACGATGTGTTCAGGGACCCTTAGAAATTTGAAAATCCAACGATAAtttctgtttttactgtttCTGGTTCATGataaatggtgtattttttaaagaaaaaaatccaccGGTTGTTTGTGAGGTTTCCATCTAATACATCTTCCAAAACAAGAGACTAatctgttttttaattttattttttttatctcaaacAGTTTATAAAGCTGACCTAAAAGGTGTAAAATATGTATCTTAAGTAGAGGCATACAGTTAGAGCCTTAAAATCTAAGAATAAAAAGCGACACAGCCTCCTGCTCATTGTCTCGTTTACCTCATATTGTGAGAAGAGAGGCTCCATCTCCACCGACCTCCGGGCCTTCATCTGGGGTTCAAAGTGCACCAGGCGAAAGGTCGTCTCCTCCCCCAGATAACGAGTGAGCCAGCGGGACGATTCATCACCGCAGTCCCGTCCCTGGATGTCAGCTCCAAACACTCTgcagcacaaaaacaacaacaagtacAAGTCATACAAGTGTGAAAACAGAACAAAAGAacaataatgtaaaagacacaTTAACAGTGTAAACATtaatatctacagtatctaATATGACCCTCTTTGGGGAATAATATACAAAGTCCTTAAATTACAAAATTAACATTAATTAGAGCggcaaaattaatattttaatcatcACCTAATagttttagttatttttcaagcaaaaatgcagaAGATTTACTGGGTCCAGCttctttcctctgttttatatgatcgtaaactgaatattttggggtcggacaaaacaagatgtcACCTTGAACTGTGGTAAATTATAACAGGCGActgttttctgcctttttttccaaacaaagcgattaatcgattaactaAGTCACCTTAAGTATATGCTATATCCAATTAAGCTTTGGTTAATTCAAAGACAtggttgttatttattgttttcatttcacatctctacattttattgtttttatagctgttgttgtttatttgtatatCCTTTTATCCCATATGAATTTCAGGGCATTGCTGTAAAAGATCTTAATGTTCAGTAAATTATCCCTGAATAAACAATGGttgatgaaaataaacatttgtgaTGCCAAAAGTTAAGCCGGGATGTGAAACCTGCAGTCGATGACGGGGTTGTCGGACTGTTTGACGGGGAATCGCAGCTCCTCCATGTTCGGGCCGTTCAGACAAACGTGACCTCCCTCGCAGGTCAGAGACACCAACACCAGACGAGGCTGCTGTCGGCCCGTCACCATGCCGCCGTCCTCCTTGACCACCAGCCAGTGTCTGCACAATCACAACAAACAGAGCCCAGACCCTCAGCTGCACCATTTGGCATCCCTGGTTTAATTCCAACTTGCCTGGCACTAAATGTGCACACTGAGCTCTCACAGATTGGAGGCAAAGTTACAGGGAGGAGGACTGATGACATCACGTTGTGTTGCCATGGATACAGCGGTGCTGCTGACTCATCCATAAATCCCAGATTTacatcacatttttatttttatccacTGGTTAGAAAAACGGATCTGGGAatcaaacaaaacatgtttctgtaaaAAAGAAGACTGCACAAGTGAAATGTACAGATTTTCCTGCATTTTTACTTCACATGTTATCAGtgtgttttggacattttaatgaaatatgAGTGATTTCCTCTGAGAAGCCTGCAAGCAGGGCACAAAACTAGCACCAGCCAAATGTTGGTAAAACATGCAAGTTGCTGCTAGATTTGCGTCACTCAtcagacaaataaaaacaatggtaatctattgagtggtCGGAAAAATATGAACATTTGGCCAGTAGACAAAAGTTAATTTTGCATCCTGCCTGCAAGGTTGTAGACCCGCTTCAAGTTCTCATGAAAGCCACCACAAGAGTTTATAATTAAGCTTAATATAGGCACACAGTGAAGGAAAGTAACTTTCCAACCTGATAAGTAAACAGCCAGTGAGTGTAATCTAAGAAAAGGCAGTTGTAAATTGCCTTTATTTGTGCCATTTTGTGTCCCTGAGTGAATTTAACTAGCTGTGGTTTCCAATACTCATACTACcgtactatttagtatgccagaaaaagatttagtatgtcccaatacatagtttGTCAAATGCAgcatgccaaaaataccaggatgtcctattctactacatccggtcacattttgcagtgtgCAAGCCAGCAGGATGTTTTTCAGTGGATATACGAGCAAGTTTAAGTTTAAGGTGTTATGAAGAAGTAGTACGTCCTaattgtatgcatgtaacagtAAGTACTTTGTGAgggtgtgtacagtatgtagggtGTGTACAATGTGTACTACAAGTAAACAGAAAAAGTATGTGGTTTGGTGGAACGTAACTTATGTCTCTCAACCGATCAGACGGCGTGTAACTCAAAGCAAATGCAGTTATACTTGAGtcaaaaccctgtgttttgtgctCGCTAGAGGTCACTATCGtattcttttataccttttttcGGTGATCTACTATGTggatagatgataaaacctactagtgggtgtagtaggcccctattgacccacatatATGGGGCTTATAGTAATAACGCCTAAAGATATAGAAAGCCCAATAGGGTCTCTCaccgccctgaaggggtttatttcacaacaatgaccggctagctgtacattaccTTGCtgattacacggctacttacttaagaaatcaataatttgacacaagaacggtccgccagagtccgtcatcagagctgcgcccatagcaaccgtctgctatacatagcaacggtctgttataaagaaataacttaTTGCTTAGatctaaaaaagttgtagtttttttgcctaaacctaaagaagttgtagttttattgcctaaacctaaagaagttgtagttttattgcttaaaactaaagaagttgtagtttttttacctaaacctaaagaagttgtagttttattgcttaaaactaaagaagttgtagtttttttacctaaacctaaagaagttgtagttttattgcttaaaactaaagaagttgtagtttttttacctaaacctaaagaagttgtagttttattgcttaaaactaaagaagttgtagtttttttacctaaacctaaagaagttgtagttttattgcctaaaactcaagaagttgtagttttgttgtctaatcccgaaagaagttgtagttttattgcctaaacctctagaagttgtagttttgttgtctaatcccaaaagaagttgtagttttattgcctaaacctcaagaagttgtagtttcgttgcctaaaactaaagaagttgtagttttgttgcctaaacctaacagtttttttgcctaaacctaaagaagttgtagttttgacccacatctatgggtatagcaactgataacacctatttaatatcTTGAcgacagtctaatcggctgaaggTGGAGATAAATGTTGACATGTTCAAAGGCCTCCTTTCAGGTCTAACCAGCTACAACTACTGCAAACATCTGTGTGATTATGATGACCTTCAATCTATAATAATCCGTCATATTTTACAAGTTTCTCATATgttttgtgtaaaacaaaaaagcagctgttaaataaatgttgtgcagtaaaaagtacattatttcccaatgaaagtataaagtagcacaaCTTGTAAAAGTACCTCTAAAGTGTGCAGAACTTGAGTAAACGCAGTAGACTTTATACATGTGTTgcatgttgttgcatgttgttgCATGTTTTTCTGCATGTTGTTGCACGTTTCTGCatgtgtttctgcatgtgtgtttctgcaCGTGTTTTTCTGCAGGCCTGCTAGGCACTCACCGATCCTGCAGGTCTCCAAACTTCAGCCCGATGTGGTGGCATTCCGCCAGAGCCACAGAAACAGCTTTGCCAGACTTCAGAGGGTGAACGAGGAGCTGCGACACGACGCCTACACGGAACACTTTTTCTGGCTTTCGCAGGTATTTATATCCGAGACCAAATAATCCCAGAACAGCGACGCCGGCTCCGATCAGGAGAGCGGATCTCTTATTCTGAGACACCGAGTCCATAGCCAGATCCTTCAGATCCTTCAGAGActtcagctgctgcagctccatgtTGGACACTTTGTTGACTTTGTTGGACGTTGAACTGAGTTTGTTAAAGAGACAGCAGCCTCCATCAGCCAGAGCTGTTAACTCTGACAAAACTTTACAgactattaaaggaacagtttcactttagatactattaaaggaatagtttcacattagatactattaaaggaatagtttcacattagatactattaaaggaacagtttcacattagatactattaaaggaatagttttactttacaaactattaaaggaatagtttcactttagatactattaaaggaatagcttcacattagatactattaaaggaatagtttcactttagatactattaaaggaacagtttcacattagatactattaaaggaacagtttcacattagatactattaaaggaatagttttactttacaaactattaaaggaatagtttcactttagatactattaaaggaatagtttcacattagatactattaaaggaatagtttcacattagatactattaaaggaatagtgtcACTTTACagactattaaaggaatagtttcacattagatactattaaaggaatagtttcacattagatactattaaaggaatagtgtcACTTTACagactattaaaggaatagtttcacattagatactattaaaggaatagtttcacattagatactattaaaggaatagtttcacataagatactattaaaggaatagtttcacattagatactattaaaggaatagtttcacattagatactattaaaggaatagtttcacattagatactattaaaggaatagtttcacattagatactattaaaggaatagtttcacattagatactattaaaggaatagtgtcACTTTACagactattaaaggaatagtttcacattagatactattaaaggaatagtgtcACTTTACagactattaaaggaatagtttcacattagatactattaaaggaatagtttcacataagatactattaaaggaatagtttcacattagatactattaaaggaacagtttcacattagatactattaaaggaatagtttcacataagatactattaaaggaatagtttcacataagatactattaaaggaatagtttcacattagatactattaaaggaatagtttcacattagatactattaaaggaatagtttcacattagatactattaaaggaatagtgtcACTTTACagactattaaaggaatagtttcacattagatactattaaaggaatagtttcacattagatactattaaaggaatagtgtcACTTTACagactattaaaggaatagtttcacattagatactattaaaggaatagtttcacataagatactattaaaggaatagtttcacataagatactattaaaggaatagtttcacattagatactattaaaggaatagtttcacataagatactattaaaggaatagtttcacattagatactattaaaggaatagtttcacattagatactattaaaggaatagttttactttacaaactattaaaggaatagtttcactttagatactattaaaggaatagtttcacattagatactattaaaggaatagtttcacattagatactattaaaggaatagtgtcACTTTACagactattaaaggaatagtttcacattagatactattaaaggaatagtgtcACTTTACagactattaaaggaatagtttcacattagatactattaaaggaatagtttcacataagatactattaaaggaatagtttcacattagatactattaaaggaacagtttcacattagatactattaaaggaatagtttcacataagatactattaaaggaatagtttcacataagatactattaaaggaatagtttcacattagatactattaaaggaatagtttcacattagatactattaaaggaatagtttcacattagatactattaaaggaatagtgtcACTTTACagactattaaaggaatagtttcacattagatactattaaaggaatagtttcacattagatactattaaaggaatagtgtcACTTTACagactattaaaggaatagtttcacattagatactattaaaggaatagtttcacataagatactattaaaggaatagtttcacataagatactattaaaggaatagtttcacattagatactattaaaggaatagtttcacattagatactattaaaggaatagtttcacattagatactattaaaggaatagcttcacattagatactattaaaggaatagcttcacattagatactattaaaggaatagtttcacattagatactattaaaggaatagtttcacattagatactattaaaggaatagtttcacattagatactattaaaggaatagtttcacattagatactattaaaggaatagtttcacattagatactattaaaggaatagtttcacataagatactattaaaggaatagtttcacattagatactattaaaggaatagtttcacataagatactattaaaggaatagtttcacattagatactattaaaggaatagtttcacattagatactattaaaggaatagcttcacattagatactattaaaggaatagcttCACATAagatactattaaaggaatagtttcacattagatactattaaaggaatagcttcacattagatactattaaaggaatagtttcacattagatactattaaaggaataggttcacattttagaaaatatgaacagtatttctcaaaatgtcaaactttaaaCACTGATAATTTATTaagactaataataataataataatattaataatattaataataataatttatgattttcatttcatttcaaaattgatATTGTAGAATgtatgtagaatacaaaaaataaataaaataaaaaataaataaaaagagaatgatcataccaacaagtggacagccaGAAAAagtttacatacaatgaaaagcataagaaaaataaattgtcaaacacttaatgccttgatttacatattcgaaaaggagtgagaagaagtacaaaaaagtacaaagaagtaaaacaaaaattcataattacccagcttccttattgagccatacatatactaaTTTTCCTAAATTCGTctactataattattacctttgaTCTCAGATATAtatcatacagaaatataaatgaattactgaTATAAGTATCCTTATCAATCCTCATTTTTAtttagacaaatatttttttttttataattagggctgtcacttgattaaaatatttaattaattaaatttttttatctgttcaaaatgtaccttaatgggagatttgtcaagtatttaatactcttatcaacatgggagtggacaaatatgctgctttatgcaaacatatgtatatatttattattggaaatcaattaacaacacaaaacaatgacaaatatggtcCAGAAACCCACACAGGACACCACCTaagagactggtgttcgtgtcccatgtgaaatcagaagtcaacattaatttatttgtcacgtaacttctgtacttaagtaaaaaacacaacataatttaattttagaCATTTATTATACATTAATCTACAAATGTATTCATAGATTACACTACTTTTGTGAACATAAGACTTTGGTAAACCCATTTCAAACACCAAAACAATTGGTCCACATAAGTAAAGGTGTGTTTTCACAAGGGATTTgaagaatttaaaaaatcagATTTAAATTTTTCAGTTTTAGGGCCATATTATGTCTCTACATGGTGCACCAGGACAAATGACAGCCACATGAGTGGTCTGCACATTTCGGTATGAAACACATGGGTATCATGTTATACCCAAGTagtataaaataatgaaatgaaatgaatgaaagcaTAAAAGgtgattttaaaaatatatgtaaaaatcAAGAAAATGCCCTTAGACCTCAGAGGGTTGAgttacatcacttcctgtgttattttaacccaaaccacgatcttttcctaaatctaactaagtagtttgttgcctaaacctaaccaagtcgctctattcctaaacttaactaagtagttttattttgaaaaga
Proteins encoded in this region:
- the marc1 gene encoding mitochondrial amidoxime-reducing component 1 isoform X2 — translated: MELQQLKSLKDLKDLAMDSVSQNKRSALLIGAGVAVLGLFGLGYKYLRKPEKVFRVGVVSQLLVHPLKSGKAVSVALAECHHIGLKFGDLQDRHWLVVKEDGGMVTGRQQPRLVLVSLTCEGGHVCLNGPNMEELRFPVKQSDNPVIDCRVFGADIQGRDCGDESSRWLTRYLGEETTFRLVHFEPQMKARRSVEMEPLFSQYEVAYPDVGPVMLLSESSVKDLSSKLEKDVTVERFRPNIVVSDCEAFDEDSWDEVQIGSVRLQRVMSCGRCVFTTVDPETGIITRKEPLDTLKSYRLCNPSEKHIYKSDPLFGQLHTVKKTGILQVGDVVYKISR
- the marc1 gene encoding mitochondrial amidoxime-reducing component 1 isoform X1, which encodes MELQQLKSLKDLKDLAMDSVSQNKRSALLIGAGVAVLGLFGLGYKYLRKPEKVFRVGVVSQLLVHPLKSGKAVSVALAECHHIGLKFGDLQDRHWLVVKEDGGMVTGRQQPRLVLVSLTCEGGHVCLNGPNMEELRFPVKQSDNPVIDCRVFGADIQGRDCGDESSRWLTRYLGEETTFRLVHFEPQMKARRSVEMEPLFSQYEQVAYPDVGPVMLLSESSVKDLSSKLEKDVTVERFRPNIVVSDCEAFDEDSWDEVQIGSVRLQRVMSCGRCVFTTVDPETGIITRKEPLDTLKSYRLCNPSEKHIYKSDPLFGQLHTVKKTGILQVGDVVYKISR